ctgcctgaacgtgttaaactcaaaaactacccaacgtattaagatgaaatttggtatggagacagtttgagaggctcccgggaaactactacttttataacggaaaactttagcctgaaaaactttataacgcgggcggagccgcgggcaaaagctagtaagaaaataataataaaatatatataacaataaatcttattttaagaACTTGAGGCTCTCTTCGTTTCGAATTAGTGTAGCTTGGCTGGTCTCATCTTTTCGCGCATAGATGCGACCGTTACGTACCCAAACAAACTTAAATTGCAACTCTTTAGCCCGTTGACGGGTAGCCGCATGCAAGGCTTTGTTGGTTGGAGTTAGGTGTTCAGACACGAAAACAGGAGCGCGCGTGCCACCAATTCCCAAATGGTATGTGTTTAGCTTATGTTGTGAATTCTTCTTGTTGTACTTAGAAACGGCCGCCAGTAAGGAGTCTCTAGTGCGAGGACTTCGCGTCTTGACGACTATAGACCGTGGCACGTTGTTATCCTTATTAATCTTGGCAATTCTAGTGACGTGTAATATGTCACCATCAACTAGAGGACACTCCACCGTCTTAGTTAGTTGCATAACCACGCTGACCAGATTTTCAGAGCGAGATTCTGGTATACCATTCAGCTCCACGTTATTTTCGCGCATGTGCTGCTCTGTCATGCTAAGCCTGctagataaattatttactgtTGCCTTGAGGAAATTGTTGTCCTCTTGTAGAGTCTTGATGATTGCGGTCTTTTCTTCATCCCGTTTCTTCAATGTCTCAAGTTGATCATTCTCAAAATGAAAGCgattcatgaaaaatatttattttctcatttatattgttaagtttaTTTGAAATGGAGTCAAAACGAGAAAGCTCGTTCTTCAAAATCTGATAGAACCTCTCTTCGCTTAAGAATGTCGCGCTACCGCTGCTGAAAGTTCTATTCAGTCCATCTGCACAACATTGACCGTCATCATTGAGATGTTCGTTCTGTGATGAGATCTTTGACTGGTTTGATGTATTAGTTGATGGGTGTTTGTTTCTCAACGTAACGTTATTGGTAGGTGAGGATATTGAGTCTGAAATCGCATGGGATTTTGAGGTAGAATTCTTTGGCGACTTTTGTTTCAGTGTATTTTTTTCAGGACAGCCCTGTGCACATTTCCAAGTTTTACGTCTCTCAATCTCAGCTAAGTTGTAAAAACGTTTCGAAGAAATATTTAGGCATTCAATGTGGTATGAATGTGCGCACAGGCAACACGTAATAAATTCTTTGGTTTTAATGtgtttgttacatttaatacaaataatgacTTGAGGTGTCATTTTATAGCTGTATAATGATCAGTTTCTTAACACATTGAGTCACAATATTGTTTCACTTATTACAAACACTTTAATGTACACTGAGGGCCAAAATTAACCCTGTacactattttttatgaatCAAAACTGAGGAGGCAAAGTTTTGCGTGCGTGCGTACTACGTTCCGAATCCGAatcatattttcattcataaatcttaattttttctctAATAAATCAGTTGTTGAAAGTTTTGAATCACGGAAATAGTGTTGGGAAACAGAATATTTACATTGtcgatatttttactttcagaTGTAAAGAATGGGTAAAAATGGCAGGAAATGAGGATCTAGCATATTTTCCCATTGAAAAACTTCATCAATTAAAATTCGTTTGTGgaaagcaaaataataataacgattTTAAGAAAAAAGGAACACAGCTGACTAAGTTACGTTTgactgaataaaaatgttaattgtaatCACTTCATTATTTTACCCCATACTAGATTGATCGTCGTGAAACCGCCAATGACAGCAGTACTGTCATAGGCGGTTTGGCGacgacaataaaatatattttattttcattctgtTGGATATTCTGGATATGCAGATTATTGTCGATTTCGATATTCCTACTAACTGCACATcactatttcatttttaatcttATGTTGGTAGCACTTTATGGTGCTCGTTATTGTCGTTATGTTGCCTACGCtaaccaatgactaaatataaagaggacaggcctcaaaagttagctatatgaacaagttatatttatggtagggaaatcgacgcagaattgtcaatatatacatatatatatatatatatatatatatatatagttatctCTACTAGGCATTGTTAGATCCAGCGTTACGTATGATCAGTTTTAAGTTGATCCGCTTGAATTTGTTGATCCATGCTTGATTTGTTGATCCAATACCATATGTACAATCATTTAAAATAGTGACAGTGACCTTCAATCTGAATAGGTTATTTTATCACATCCGCCCACTAGGTACGCCCCCTATTAGGGCTCTCATCTCGAGAATACCTTCAAATTGGTCAGGTCGAGTACAGCTCCATATTGCATCTGAAAACGCCCACACAATGTTGTGTCTGTTGATTTAAAGCTAACCTATTACTGcccccccccgaggcaattcttgtgcgcttggtctccacaccagatgcacgcccatgcacgggggcacatttgccgcgaccctaggcgcacagctcgtgcgtatgcctcttggttgctaatttcacattgaggtctgtctaagggttcgtgaacatttcccttcccttccttccaaccatcctagtaactcctcttccttccccttctcttccttccctccaTCCCctccttcttcctcccgggccctaagaccgcTTCGCTGGAGGCTACCGAACCTCCAGTGATgacggtagggcccaccaactcatcaggggctgccgtggttgctaagccgggggatcgccttTACACCGTTAGCGGGGTACCCCCGGTAataaccacggcagttccccaaaaaaaaaaaaaaaaaacctattactGCTTTGTCGTCAAATTCTAATAGAATGCCTATGTTTCAGAGCTGCAGAGGATGTTCATTAAACCGCTTGCCGCAAGTTAAACAATTTGTTATGGATGATGCTCCTAAATACGACAGGCTAGAGGTTAAATTCATCTCCGGGGCACCACCTGAGCTAGTGCTGCTTGGAGATGGAGATCGGGAGCTAGAGCGCCTGCCCCTCTCACAGCTTAACCGCGAGGAATGCAATGAACTGCTGCAGGAGAGGGGTTTCACAAAGAAACCTTCCAAATctgatttataagtacttactgtTAGTAACTACAATGTACATTCCTGTTACATTTAGCTCATAAgtatattagatattatttgtgaacaaaatacttaataacaatttaatgtgTATAGTAATggtgtgtataatataaaatgcttcctgacaattgtttttcatttattatgaatacaaagtaaaattattatggttaaaaaaatctgattggGAGTTGGAAAGATTTTAAGATAGTCAATATCATGTGATATGGATATATTGTTAACTATTGTGCTTCAGTTGTTCCTCTGCCTACTCTTTGAAGAGACAAGAGTGCAAGCTTAGTGATCGTAATTAAGCTTCACGtggaaaatgtaaattttgtgtCAACTTTGCCTAATCTTGCAAATATGTACCTTTGCTTGTTTAGTTATCAAGATAAGGTGATAAATGATAACATTATCAGTCATCACAATTTCACTTACACTGATCTTTAATATATaccataataaatttttattgatttagtaGTTTGGACTACTTTTCTTGTATTAAATATGCATACAAAGATTTCTAGTAGATATATAAAGACACACTATTCAATGCCACTGGCTAGTGAATCCCAACACAATTTACGAATATGTCATCATTAGTATACAATGAAATAAGCAGGAAGGAATCAATGCATAGGATGCAGGTTCACTACTTACCAGGattaacaaaaagtaataaagGTTGACTTACgcttattgtgtttgttttcaAATGCACATCCAGAATAGTTGTTAGGTTGAGGTCAAAATAAAACACAGGCAGttccataaaattaaatatatattcttaagGAGTAGAGTGGTGCTCAAGTGAGCAGCGTGCAGTCGAGGTCCTCGTCGCGTCCGTCGGAGTGTGCGCGGCGCAGCACGCGCGCCACCACGTCCGCCAGCGCCTCGCGCGCTCCCTCGTCCAGTAGAGACATGCATTGCTGAACAAGATAATCACATTTATAGCTACACTTTACTAA
This genomic window from Manduca sexta isolate Smith_Timp_Sample1 chromosome 17, JHU_Msex_v1.0, whole genome shotgun sequence contains:
- the LOC115450674 gene encoding selenoprotein M-like, producing the protein MYRSCRGCSLNRLPQVKQFVMDDAPKYDRLEVKFISGAPPELVLLGDGDRELERLPLSQLNREECNELLQERGFTKKPSKSDL